The proteins below come from a single Arthrobacter crystallopoietes genomic window:
- a CDS encoding DUF3117 domain-containing protein: MAAMKPRTGDGPMEVTKEGRSLILRVPIDGGGRLVLELNAEEAGNLKDCLLGVTDSVAS, encoded by the coding sequence ATGGCTGCGATGAAACCGCGTACAGGTGACGGACCCATGGAAGTCACCAAAGAGGGGCGCAGCCTCATTCTGCGGGTTCCGATCGACGGCGGTGGCCGCTTGGTACTGGAACTCAACGCCGAAGAGGCCGGCAATCTCAAGGACTGCCTGCTCGGTGTCACCGACAGTGTCGCCAGCTAA
- a CDS encoding glycosyltransferase family 39 protein — MTSPPRQSGAGSFLRDELAFWKKRVIALPWWIHVVVLYTLARLYSLFVFLAVARQQGPSPWGRAHPDYLSFIGIWDSAWYEQIYRDGYPSEIPRAGDGQAEENPWAFYALFPAIIRGLNAATGLDWEVLAPVAATLAGFLAAGIIYKLFRRFAGHGTALWAVVFVAVFPVSPILQVPYAESLNLALLAGSLYLVITRRYLIAVPVVLLMCLSRPTGVPFAAMMGVYLLWRIWRRQQEELQTPEFLRIVALALVSCAGALIWPALAWAVTGEMDAYTATETAWRGDDLVLFMPWFDMGKDLFGPVAGVLAPLVLVAAAVLCLSSAPARKIGMELRLWCAAYAAYLFAFLHPQTSTFRLLLPLFPLALVAAMASRSTAYRVCLGVMFLAGQIVWVAWLWSWAELPGGGDYPP; from the coding sequence ATGACTAGTCCGCCGCGCCAAAGTGGAGCCGGCAGCTTCCTTAGGGACGAACTGGCGTTTTGGAAAAAGCGGGTCATTGCCTTGCCGTGGTGGATCCACGTGGTCGTCCTTTACACACTGGCCCGGCTCTACTCGCTGTTTGTCTTCCTCGCGGTTGCGCGCCAACAAGGACCGAGTCCTTGGGGCCGCGCCCATCCCGATTACCTTTCCTTCATCGGTATCTGGGACAGCGCCTGGTACGAGCAGATCTATCGGGATGGGTATCCGTCCGAAATCCCCCGTGCCGGGGACGGTCAGGCCGAGGAAAATCCGTGGGCGTTCTACGCATTGTTTCCGGCGATCATCCGCGGGCTGAACGCGGCCACGGGTCTGGATTGGGAGGTCCTTGCCCCTGTTGCGGCGACGCTGGCCGGTTTCTTGGCGGCAGGGATCATTTACAAGCTGTTCCGGCGGTTTGCCGGGCACGGCACGGCCCTTTGGGCCGTGGTGTTTGTGGCCGTCTTTCCGGTATCGCCGATACTGCAGGTTCCCTATGCCGAATCACTGAACCTCGCGCTGCTGGCCGGCAGTCTGTATCTGGTCATCACCCGGCGCTATCTGATAGCGGTCCCGGTGGTCCTGTTGATGTGCCTGTCCAGGCCAACAGGTGTGCCATTCGCCGCGATGATGGGGGTGTACTTGTTGTGGCGGATTTGGCGCCGGCAACAGGAGGAACTTCAGACGCCAGAGTTCCTGCGCATCGTAGCGCTGGCGCTCGTTAGTTGCGCCGGCGCGCTCATCTGGCCTGCGCTCGCCTGGGCCGTTACGGGCGAAATGGATGCGTATACGGCAACGGAAACCGCGTGGCGCGGGGATGATCTGGTGCTCTTCATGCCGTGGTTCGATATGGGCAAGGACCTGTTCGGCCCCGTAGCCGGCGTACTTGCTCCGCTGGTGCTGGTGGCAGCGGCAGTGTTGTGCCTAAGCAGCGCGCCGGCGCGGAAAATCGGCATGGAGCTCCGGCTGTGGTGTGCTGCCTATGCCGCTTACCTTTTCGCGTTCCTGCATCCGCAAACCAGCACGTTCCGCTTGCTGTTGCCGCTGTTCCCTTTGGCGCTCGTGGCCGCAATGGCCTCTCGCAGTACCGCCTACCGGGTGTGCCTGGGCGTGATGTTCCTTGCCGGACAGATTGTCTGGGTGGCGTGGCTGTGGTCCTGGGCGGAGCTGCCCGGTGGGGGAGACTACCCGCCGTAG
- a CDS encoding DivIVA domain-containing protein — protein MSLFLVFLAIAAAGAVALVVSGRVSRRAKTEAGQGWERGEVPALDGLSEADPRLPAVLLPEHPVASDIDRLRFSVAFRGYRMDQVDQVLDRLRRELAARDELISEFRRERHWKNDDGTPLPPAS, from the coding sequence GTGAGCCTGTTCCTGGTCTTCCTCGCCATAGCCGCCGCAGGCGCCGTGGCCTTGGTTGTCTCCGGACGGGTCAGCCGGCGCGCCAAGACGGAGGCCGGCCAAGGCTGGGAAAGAGGTGAAGTTCCGGCGCTGGACGGACTGAGCGAAGCCGATCCACGGCTGCCGGCAGTGCTGTTGCCCGAACACCCTGTTGCCTCAGACATTGACCGGCTGCGGTTCTCAGTGGCCTTCCGCGGCTACCGCATGGACCAGGTGGACCAGGTCCTGGACAGGCTGCGCCGGGAACTGGCGGCAAGGGACGAACTCATCAGCGAATTCAGGAGAGAAAGACACTGGAAGAACGACGACGGAACTCCGCTCCCGCCGGCCTCATGA
- a CDS encoding TIGR00730 family Rossman fold protein yields MSNHQHEIPLPSDIAARLPSRHKGSVELRRSQANIPQADQYLLDTRDKADFTHTDPWRVLRIQSEFVEGFGTLAELGPAVSVFGSARTRPGTKHYDIAEQIGRRLVENNFAVITGGGPGSMEAANKGASEAGGLSVGLGIELPFEQGLNDWVDLGINFRYFFARKTMFVKYAQGFIVLPGGLGTMDELFEAMVLVQTQKVTSFPIVLVGSAFWGPLIEWVRGTLLEEGMIAEVDLDLVRVVDTAEDAVEGILAGLLQTRGRPSESIVDV; encoded by the coding sequence ATGAGTAACCACCAGCATGAAATTCCGCTGCCATCCGATATCGCGGCACGGTTGCCTTCACGGCATAAAGGTTCCGTGGAACTGCGCCGTTCCCAGGCGAATATCCCGCAGGCCGACCAGTATCTTTTGGACACGCGCGATAAAGCGGATTTCACCCATACGGACCCCTGGCGAGTGCTGCGCATCCAGAGTGAATTTGTGGAAGGATTCGGCACGCTCGCCGAGCTGGGGCCTGCCGTCAGTGTTTTCGGGTCGGCCCGCACCCGTCCCGGCACCAAGCACTACGACATCGCCGAACAGATCGGGCGACGGCTGGTGGAGAATAATTTCGCTGTCATCACCGGCGGCGGTCCGGGCTCGATGGAAGCGGCGAACAAAGGTGCCAGCGAAGCCGGCGGGCTCTCCGTGGGACTGGGGATAGAACTGCCCTTCGAGCAGGGGCTGAACGACTGGGTTGATCTCGGGATTAACTTCCGGTACTTCTTCGCCCGTAAGACCATGTTCGTCAAGTACGCGCAGGGCTTCATCGTGTTGCCCGGCGGCCTCGGAACCATGGACGAGCTGTTCGAAGCCATGGTGCTGGTGCAGACGCAGAAGGTTACGTCGTTTCCCATCGTGCTGGTGGGAAGTGCCTTCTGGGGCCCGCTCATCGAATGGGTCCGCGGCACGTTGCTGGAGGAGGGCATGATCGCGGAGGTCGACCTGGATCTGGTGCGCGTGGTGGATACCGCAGAGGATGCGGTGGAGGGGATCCTGGCGGGACTCTTGCAGACCCGCGGCCGCCCCTCTGAGAGCATTGTGGACGTGTAA
- a CDS encoding amino acid ABC transporter ATP-binding protein — translation MTRDAQHSESTPTASSSEAAGRSPHATQPLVLLKDVNKHFGSLHVLQNINLEVTKGEVVVVIGPSGSGKSTLCRAINRLETIDDGEILIDGRKLPAEGKELANLRADVGMVFQSFNLFAHKSILENVTLGPLKVKKMKNGEAKELAMSLLKRVGVANQADKLPAQLSGGQQQRVAIARALAMKPKVMLFDEPTSALDPEMINEVLDTMVQLAKEGMTMIVVTHEMGFARKAADRVIFMADGQIVEQATPEEFFTNPKSDRAKDFLGKILNH, via the coding sequence ATGACCCGTGACGCCCAACACAGTGAATCGACGCCGACCGCATCCAGCAGCGAGGCTGCCGGCCGTTCTCCACACGCAACCCAGCCTCTGGTCCTGCTCAAAGACGTCAACAAGCACTTCGGTTCGCTGCATGTGCTGCAGAACATCAATCTTGAAGTCACCAAGGGCGAGGTCGTCGTCGTTATTGGTCCGTCGGGCTCCGGTAAGTCCACGCTCTGCCGTGCCATCAACCGCTTGGAAACGATCGACGACGGCGAGATCCTCATCGACGGCAGGAAGCTTCCGGCCGAGGGCAAGGAACTGGCCAATCTGCGCGCCGATGTCGGCATGGTGTTCCAGTCCTTCAACCTGTTCGCGCACAAGTCCATCCTGGAAAACGTCACGCTCGGGCCGCTGAAGGTCAAAAAAATGAAGAACGGCGAGGCCAAGGAGCTGGCGATGAGCCTGCTCAAGCGCGTCGGTGTCGCGAATCAGGCGGATAAGTTGCCGGCCCAGCTCTCCGGCGGCCAACAGCAGCGCGTTGCGATTGCCCGCGCCCTGGCGATGAAGCCGAAAGTCATGCTGTTCGACGAGCCGACGTCTGCGCTGGACCCGGAGATGATCAACGAGGTGCTGGACACCATGGTCCAGCTCGCCAAAGAAGGCATGACCATGATCGTGGTGACCCACGAAATGGGCTTCGCGCGCAAGGCTGCGGACCGGGTGATCTTCATGGCCGACGGCCAGATCGTGGAGCAGGCCACGCCGGAAGAATTCTTCACCAATCCCAAGAGCGACCGTGCCAAGGACTTCCTGGGCAAAATCCTCAACCACTGA
- a CDS encoding glutamate ABC transporter substrate-binding protein, translating into MRKTRFAMAAMGAIAALTLSACGGDGGDGGETAGSGEGETLRIGIKYDQPGLGFSSGGEFTGFDVDVAKYVANELGYTEEQIEFVESPSANRENMLANGQVDMIFATYSITDERKQTVDFAGPYFVAGQDLLVRAEDTEIQGPDDLNGKNLCSVTGSTSAQRIKDEHAEEVNLLERPGYAECVTAMQSGQIDAVTTDDIILAGLAAQENFAGKFKVVGNPFSEENYGVGLPKGSDQCAAINAAINKMVEEGAWEEALAANTEGVDYKFNEELNPPKPGDSCA; encoded by the coding sequence ATGCGCAAGACCCGCTTTGCAATGGCGGCAATGGGTGCCATTGCCGCACTGACACTGTCCGCCTGTGGCGGCGACGGCGGCGACGGGGGCGAAACGGCCGGCAGCGGAGAGGGCGAAACCCTCCGCATCGGCATTAAGTACGATCAGCCGGGCCTCGGCTTCTCATCTGGCGGCGAGTTCACCGGTTTCGACGTCGACGTCGCCAAGTACGTCGCCAACGAGCTGGGCTACACCGAGGAACAGATCGAGTTCGTCGAATCCCCTTCGGCCAACCGCGAGAACATGCTGGCCAATGGCCAGGTCGACATGATCTTTGCGACCTACTCCATCACCGACGAACGTAAGCAGACCGTGGACTTCGCGGGGCCGTACTTCGTCGCCGGCCAGGACCTGCTCGTCCGCGCCGAAGACACCGAGATCCAGGGCCCGGACGACCTCAATGGCAAGAACCTCTGCTCCGTCACCGGCTCCACCTCGGCCCAGCGGATCAAGGACGAGCACGCCGAGGAAGTGAACCTCCTCGAACGCCCGGGTTACGCCGAATGCGTGACGGCGATGCAGAGCGGCCAGATCGACGCCGTCACCACCGACGACATCATCCTGGCCGGCCTGGCTGCCCAGGAGAACTTCGCCGGGAAGTTCAAGGTTGTCGGTAACCCGTTCTCTGAGGAGAACTACGGCGTGGGCCTGCCCAAGGGAAGCGACCAGTGCGCCGCCATAAATGCAGCAATCAACAAGATGGTTGAAGAAGGCGCCTGGGAAGAAGCCCTTGCGGCAAACACCGAGGGTGTTGACTACAAGTTCAACGAGGAGCTCAACCCGCCGAAGCCGGGCGACTCCTGCGCGTAG
- a CDS encoding amino acid ABC transporter permease produces MDSLSEYFQSYLTALETYDVVAALWVNIQLTFWAGLCSLVLGTILALMRISPVPSFRWAGTAYVNIFRNTPLTIIMVFCILVAIFQLQLNLSSDFNFNFFLWAIIGLSVYHAAFVCEAIRSGVNTVPLGQAEAARAIGLSFLPAARLVILPQAFRGAVAPLGNTLIALTKNTTVATVASVAEAAGLMKTMIEFRPDVIMAIFATFALGFVIIVIPIGLLTTWLSNKLAVAR; encoded by the coding sequence ATGGACAGTTTGTCAGAGTATTTCCAGAGCTATCTGACGGCGCTGGAGACCTATGATGTCGTTGCGGCGCTGTGGGTCAATATCCAACTCACCTTCTGGGCCGGTCTGTGCTCGCTGGTACTCGGCACCATTCTGGCCCTGATGCGGATATCCCCGGTACCGAGTTTCCGCTGGGCCGGCACCGCATATGTCAACATTTTTCGAAATACGCCACTGACCATCATCATGGTCTTCTGCATCCTGGTTGCCATCTTCCAGCTTCAACTGAACCTCTCCAGCGACTTCAATTTCAACTTCTTCCTCTGGGCGATCATCGGTCTGTCGGTCTACCACGCCGCCTTCGTCTGCGAAGCCATCCGAAGTGGCGTCAACACCGTGCCGCTGGGGCAGGCCGAGGCGGCCCGTGCCATCGGCCTGAGCTTCCTTCCGGCGGCACGTCTGGTGATCCTGCCCCAGGCCTTCCGTGGGGCCGTTGCCCCGCTGGGCAATACGCTGATCGCGCTGACGAAAAACACCACCGTGGCAACAGTGGCGTCCGTTGCAGAAGCCGCCGGTCTGATGAAGACCATGATCGAGTTCCGGCCTGACGTCATCATGGCAATCTTCGCTACCTTCGCACTGGGCTTCGTCATCATCGTCATACCTATCGGTCTGTTGACGACCTGGCTTTCCAACAAACTGGCGGTGGCACGATGA
- a CDS encoding amino acid ABC transporter permease, whose amino-acid sequence MKIQQSVLFDAPGPKAQRRILATNVLGIILFLGAAAFVLKGLNDQGQLEAELWRPFLTADVWQFTILPGLMNTFKAAAAAIVTSVVFGLMFGVGRLATNRAVRWLCGIVVEFFRAVPVLLMMIFFWLLLGRLQVVEPADTPFFAVVLALTLYNGSVIAELVRSGVYGLPKGQREAGMAIGMTRGQSLRNIELPQALVAMLPSLISQFVVILKDSALGSIITYSELLRGMQIYGSAGPILQALTVAAVLFIIVNFALSWVAQKLSGLLSSRTSGKTRPVSVPTLVAKV is encoded by the coding sequence ATGAAAATCCAGCAAAGCGTCCTCTTCGATGCACCCGGTCCGAAGGCCCAACGCCGGATCCTGGCCACCAACGTCCTGGGCATCATCCTTTTCCTCGGTGCCGCGGCGTTCGTACTCAAAGGGCTAAACGACCAGGGCCAGCTCGAGGCGGAACTATGGAGACCGTTCCTGACCGCCGATGTGTGGCAGTTCACTATCCTTCCCGGGCTGATGAACACGTTCAAGGCAGCTGCCGCGGCCATCGTCACGTCCGTGGTATTCGGCCTGATGTTCGGCGTCGGGCGACTCGCCACAAACCGCGCGGTCCGCTGGCTCTGCGGCATCGTTGTCGAATTCTTCCGTGCCGTTCCGGTACTGCTGATGATGATCTTCTTCTGGCTGCTGCTTGGCCGGCTCCAAGTCGTTGAACCCGCCGACACTCCGTTCTTCGCCGTCGTGCTGGCGCTAACGCTTTACAACGGTTCGGTAATCGCGGAACTGGTCCGTTCCGGCGTCTACGGCCTGCCTAAGGGACAGCGCGAGGCGGGAATGGCCATCGGTATGACCCGCGGCCAGTCGCTGCGCAACATCGAGCTTCCGCAGGCTCTGGTAGCCATGCTGCCCTCGCTGATCAGCCAGTTCGTGGTCATCCTTAAGGACTCGGCGCTCGGCTCCATCATCACCTACTCCGAACTACTGCGTGGCATGCAGATCTACGGCTCGGCCGGCCCCATTCTGCAGGCCCTCACCGTGGCCGCGGTGCTGTTCATCATCGTGAACTTTGCGCTTTCGTGGGTGGCGCAGAAACTTTCCGGGCTGCTCAGCAGCCGCACGTCCGGAAAGACACGGCCCGTCAGCGTGCCGACGCTGGTCGCCAAAGTCTGA
- the dapE gene encoding succinyl-diaminopimelate desuccinylase, translating into MTAFTTALDLTSDVADLTAALIDINSVSGNERELADAVETALRALPHLEVTRDGDAIVARTNVGRDERVILAGHLDTVPLPLAAGSRGTVPSSWDGEVLYGRGTTDMKGGVAVQLALAARLANPARDVTYVFYDHEEVEASLSGLGRLVDNYPELLQGDFAILLEPTDGTVEGGCNGTSRFEVTTVGKAAHSARAWMGQNAIHAAAEILARLRDHEPATVTVDGLEYRESLNAVKIHGGTAGNVIPDRTVVEINYRFAPDKSPDDAEAYVRNLLDGFAVVRTDAAAGARPGLHHPAAADFVAAVGAEPKPKYGWTDVARFSALGIPAVNFGPGDALLAHTDNEHVPAEAIRECFRALERWLSA; encoded by the coding sequence GTGACTGCTTTCACCACTGCCCTGGATCTGACCTCCGATGTTGCCGACCTTACGGCGGCGCTCATTGATATAAATAGTGTCTCCGGTAATGAACGGGAACTGGCCGATGCTGTGGAGACGGCGCTGCGGGCACTGCCGCACCTTGAGGTCACGCGCGACGGCGATGCCATTGTTGCCCGGACCAATGTTGGCCGCGACGAGCGCGTTATCCTGGCCGGCCACCTGGACACTGTCCCGCTGCCGTTGGCGGCCGGATCCCGAGGAACCGTCCCGTCCAGCTGGGACGGTGAGGTCCTCTATGGCCGCGGCACCACGGACATGAAGGGCGGCGTCGCCGTCCAGCTGGCACTGGCCGCCCGCTTGGCCAATCCGGCCAGGGACGTGACCTATGTCTTTTATGACCATGAAGAAGTCGAAGCTTCGCTCAGCGGATTGGGCCGGTTGGTCGACAACTATCCGGAATTGCTGCAGGGTGATTTCGCCATTCTGCTGGAGCCGACGGACGGCACGGTGGAGGGCGGTTGCAACGGCACCAGCCGGTTCGAAGTGACCACGGTGGGCAAGGCAGCCCATTCCGCCCGCGCCTGGATGGGGCAAAACGCCATACATGCGGCGGCGGAGATACTGGCCCGGCTGCGGGACCACGAGCCGGCCACGGTCACTGTGGACGGCCTCGAGTACCGGGAGAGCCTGAATGCGGTGAAGATCCACGGCGGCACCGCCGGTAACGTCATTCCGGACCGTACTGTCGTCGAAATCAACTACCGCTTCGCCCCGGATAAGTCTCCGGACGATGCCGAGGCCTACGTCCGGAACCTGCTGGACGGCTTCGCCGTGGTCCGGACCGATGCGGCAGCGGGCGCCCGGCCCGGCCTGCACCATCCGGCTGCCGCAGACTTCGTGGCGGCTGTGGGCGCGGAGCCGAAGCCTAAATACGGTTGGACCGATGTGGCCCGCTTCAGCGCGTTGGGTATTCCCGCCGTTAATTTCGGCCCCGGGGATGCACTCCTGGCCCACACGGACAATGAGCATGTTCCGGCAGAGGCCATCCGCGAATGCTTCCGGGCCTTGGAAAGGTGGCTCTCGGCCTAG
- the dapD gene encoding 2,3,4,5-tetrahydropyridine-2,6-dicarboxylate N-succinyltransferase: MPENNTAATVSRTAYGTGLATVASNGTVLDVWYPAPGLGQAPAAAETDAELKSLAEQGDDAERGTRLELVSRSIELDAAPADTADAYLRLHLLSHRLVTPNSLNMDGIFGLLANVVWTNFGPCSAENFEATRLRLRRRGAVTVYGVDKFPRMVDYVLPSGVRVADADRVRLGAHLAAGTTVMHEGFVNFNAGTLGTSMVEGRISAGVIVADGSDVGGGASIMGTLSGGGKERIRIGERVLLGANSGVGISIGDDCVVEAGLYVTAGTRVNLLSADGEARQVKAVELSGVSNLLFRRNSISGVVEVLPRKGQTVELNAALHAN, from the coding sequence ATGCCTGAGAACAACACCGCTGCAACTGTCTCCCGTACCGCCTACGGCACCGGCCTTGCCACCGTCGCTTCCAACGGAACCGTTCTGGATGTCTGGTACCCGGCTCCCGGCCTCGGCCAGGCTCCCGCCGCTGCTGAGACCGATGCCGAACTGAAGTCCCTCGCAGAGCAGGGCGACGACGCCGAGCGCGGCACCCGGCTTGAGCTGGTCAGCCGGAGCATTGAGCTTGACGCCGCCCCGGCCGACACGGCCGATGCCTACCTGCGGCTGCACCTGCTCTCGCACCGCCTTGTCACCCCCAACTCGCTGAACATGGACGGCATTTTCGGCCTGCTGGCCAATGTCGTCTGGACCAACTTCGGTCCCTGTTCCGCGGAGAACTTCGAGGCAACGCGTCTGCGGCTGCGCCGCCGCGGCGCAGTCACCGTCTATGGCGTGGACAAGTTCCCGCGCATGGTGGACTACGTCCTGCCCTCCGGCGTGCGGGTTGCGGATGCGGACCGCGTGCGGCTCGGCGCACACCTGGCGGCAGGCACCACGGTCATGCACGAAGGCTTCGTCAACTTCAACGCCGGCACACTCGGCACGTCCATGGTCGAGGGCCGGATCTCCGCCGGCGTCATAGTCGCGGACGGCTCCGATGTGGGCGGCGGCGCCTCCATCATGGGTACCCTCTCGGGCGGCGGCAAGGAACGCATCAGGATCGGCGAACGCGTCCTGCTCGGCGCCAACTCCGGCGTCGGCATCAGCATCGGCGATGACTGTGTGGTGGAGGCCGGTCTTTACGTCACCGCCGGCACCCGGGTCAACCTGCTGTCGGCCGACGGCGAAGCCCGCCAGGTGAAGGCAGTGGAGCTGTCCGGCGTATCGAACCTGCTTTTCCGCCGCAACTCCATTTCCGGCGTCGTTGAAGTCCTGCCCCGCAAGGGCCAGACCGTTGAGCTCAACGCTGCCCTGCACGCCAACTAG
- the galE gene encoding UDP-glucose 4-epimerase GalE, translating into MKILVTGGTGYIGSHTTLALLEAGHDVVVVDNLANSSEESLRRVQELAGRKAAFHKVDLLDEVRLGEVFDAERVDAVIHFAGLKAVGESVDQPLHYYHNNVGGTLNLLRTMEAHNVRTIVFSSSATVYGNSDEVPLTEKMPLDATNPYGRTKEQIEDILSDLGASDERWHVALLRYFNPVGAHESGRIGEDPTGVPNNLLPFVAQVAVGRRDKVRVFGSDYPTPDGTGVRDYIHVMDLASGHLAALDFIAGRPGVRRWNLGTGRGSSVLEVLAAFGKAAGFEIPYELADRRPGDAAISYADASAALAELGWSAHRTLETMCEDHWRWQKNNPNGYAE; encoded by the coding sequence ATGAAGATTCTGGTCACCGGGGGCACCGGCTACATCGGCTCGCACACAACATTGGCCTTACTTGAGGCGGGACACGACGTGGTAGTCGTGGATAATCTGGCCAACTCCAGCGAGGAATCGCTGCGCCGTGTGCAGGAGCTGGCTGGACGGAAGGCCGCGTTCCATAAGGTGGATCTTCTCGACGAGGTCCGCCTCGGCGAAGTCTTCGATGCCGAGCGCGTCGATGCGGTGATCCATTTCGCCGGTCTGAAGGCCGTGGGCGAATCCGTGGACCAGCCGCTGCACTACTACCACAACAACGTGGGCGGCACACTCAACCTGCTGCGCACCATGGAAGCGCACAACGTACGCACCATCGTTTTCAGCTCATCCGCCACCGTCTACGGCAACTCCGATGAGGTGCCGCTAACGGAGAAGATGCCGCTGGATGCCACCAACCCCTACGGCCGGACCAAGGAACAGATCGAGGACATCCTCTCCGACCTCGGCGCCTCGGACGAGCGCTGGCACGTTGCCCTGCTGCGTTACTTCAATCCCGTAGGCGCGCACGAGTCCGGCCGGATTGGCGAGGATCCTACGGGCGTCCCCAACAACCTGCTGCCATTCGTCGCCCAAGTGGCCGTGGGCCGCCGCGACAAGGTGCGGGTCTTCGGCAGCGACTATCCGACGCCGGACGGCACCGGTGTGCGCGACTATATCCACGTGATGGACCTGGCCTCAGGGCACCTGGCGGCGTTGGACTTCATCGCCGGCAGGCCGGGCGTGCGGCGGTGGAACCTGGGCACCGGCCGCGGATCCTCGGTCCTGGAAGTCCTCGCGGCGTTCGGCAAGGCCGCGGGCTTTGAGATTCCGTACGAGCTCGCCGACCGCCGGCCCGGCGATGCCGCCATCAGCTACGCCGACGCTTCCGCCGCGTTGGCGGAACTGGGCTGGTCCGCGCACCGGACGCTGGAGACGATGTGCGAAGACCACTGGCGCTGGCAGAAGAACAACCCCAACGGCTACGCCGAATAA
- a CDS encoding citrate synthase has translation MTEQSGATLHYDGGELDLPRLKAAEGNDGYDVSKLLKQTGAVTFDPGFMNTAATTSAITYIDGDAGILRYRGYPIDQLAENSSFLEVSYLLIYGNLPTPSELENFDQRIRRHTLLHEELKGFFGGFPRDAHPMPVLSSAVSALSTFYQDSLDPFDDEQVELSTIRLMAKMPVIAAYAHKKSIGQALLYPDNSMNLVENFMRLSFGLPAEPYEMDPTMVKALDLLLILHADHEQNCSTSTVRLVGSSNANMFASVSAGINALFGPLHGGANEAVLNMLRQIQSSDMQPEDFMEKVKNKEAGVRLMGFGHRVYKNYDPRARIVKATAHEILSKLGGNDELLDIAMRLEEKALADDYFIERKLYPNVDFYTGLIYKAMGFPEKMFTVLFAIGRLPGWIAQWREMMKDPQTKIGRPRQLYTGEGERQYPMR, from the coding sequence ATGACTGAGCAATCCGGTGCTACCCTGCATTACGATGGCGGCGAACTCGACCTCCCGCGGCTCAAAGCGGCCGAAGGCAACGACGGCTACGACGTTTCGAAGCTGCTGAAGCAGACCGGTGCCGTCACCTTTGACCCCGGTTTCATGAACACCGCGGCCACCACCTCGGCCATCACGTACATTGACGGCGATGCCGGCATCCTGCGCTACCGCGGGTACCCCATTGACCAGCTGGCCGAGAACTCGAGCTTCCTCGAGGTTTCCTACCTGCTGATCTACGGCAACCTGCCCACCCCTTCGGAACTGGAAAACTTCGACCAGCGCATCCGCCGCCACACCCTGCTGCACGAAGAGCTCAAGGGCTTCTTCGGTGGCTTCCCGCGTGACGCGCACCCGATGCCGGTGCTCTCCTCGGCCGTTTCCGCGCTGTCCACGTTCTACCAGGACTCCCTGGACCCGTTCGACGACGAGCAGGTGGAACTGTCCACCATCCGCCTGATGGCGAAGATGCCCGTGATCGCGGCCTACGCGCACAAGAAGTCCATCGGCCAGGCGCTGCTGTACCCGGACAACTCCATGAACCTCGTGGAGAACTTCATGCGGCTGAGCTTCGGGCTTCCGGCCGAGCCGTATGAAATGGACCCCACGATGGTCAAGGCGCTGGATCTGCTGCTGATCCTGCACGCAGACCACGAGCAGAACTGCTCGACCTCCACGGTGCGTTTGGTGGGCAGCTCGAACGCGAACATGTTCGCCTCCGTCTCCGCCGGCATCAATGCCCTCTTCGGCCCGCTGCACGGCGGCGCCAACGAGGCCGTCCTCAACATGCTGCGCCAGATCCAGTCCTCCGACATGCAGCCCGAGGACTTCATGGAGAAGGTCAAGAACAAGGAAGCCGGCGTCCGGTTGATGGGCTTCGGCCACCGGGTCTACAAGAACTACGATCCGCGCGCCAGGATCGTGAAGGCAACCGCACACGAGATTCTCAGCAAGCTCGGCGGCAACGACGAACTGCTGGACATCGCCATGCGGCTGGAAGAAAAGGCCCTGGCCGATGATTACTTCATCGAGCGCAAGCTGTACCCGAACGTGGACTTCTATACCGGCCTGATCTACAAGGCCATGGGCTTCCCGGAGAAGATGTTCACGGTCCTGTTCGCCATCGGCCGCCTGCCGGGCTGGATCGCCCAGTGGCGCGAAATGATGAAGGACCCGCAGACCAAGATCGGCCGACCGCGCCAGCTCTACACGGGCGAGGGCGAGCGCCAGTACCCCATGCGCTAA